AACAGATAATTCAAGCATGAAAAACCTTAGGAGTACAATCGATGTGTTATTCAAAACCAGAAGTAAAATAAGTGAAAGGATGATATATAGTAATTGGCAACTAAAtaagtgaaattaatttttgtgttgCATCCTCCCGCTCTCTGAACCGGCATAGGGGTCAATCACAACATTTATTACAGCTGGTTTCCGAGCAGAGAACGATTCTGAAAGAGCAAACTTGAGTTCATCAGGCATCCCAACAAGATAGCCCTTTCCGCCAAAAGCTTCTATCAAAGCATGGTATCCTGCATTTGGGACAAAATCTGTAGGGGCAGGATCACCTTTGTGAGGTCCGTCTATCTCTTCTGGGCGTCTCCGATCGCCACCATAAACACCCCCATTGTTGAAAACAATCACAACCACAGGAAGCTGGTACCGAACCAGTGTCTGGAAAAAAGACAAAGCATCACATGGCATTCTTGTATTCCGAAAAATTAATTGCGTCAGTAGCAACAATGACGTTAAAAACATACGAAATCATACAGTCATGTTAATTGAGAGAATTTGCATATACATATCATAATAACAACAATTTATAAACTTGAAAATAAATGGTTAACAAAAATTGAGTTTCTCAGTTATTAAAACAAGAAAACCATTTAGATAAACTAAAATCCATAAGCATTCTCATTTCAAACTTGAAGAAACTTATTTTCCTGGTTCAGGCTAAAAGATATAAAACTTCTCAAGTCTTTGAGAAAAGATAACTGAAAACAGAAAAATGCATAATTACAACAAACAAGAACAGCAAAACCTTGTTTAGAAGTTCTCAAAAGAAGTCAAAATCGCATACTACTGAGATACTACAGTTAAGCAAGCCAAATGCGACTTAGAACTCAGGTACTTTTTCATCCATTTTGTTTTTGACTACCTCATCTACGAAGTAAATGTGCACTGGGATAATACTGTTTAGTCCAGTGTAGGCTGAACCACTATTCCAATGACAGGGAGAAGAAGGGGAATATATTCGTCACAGTTAACAAATCTATTTACACCTTCAGGAACACCATGCTATAATCTATTCCAACAGATGGCACATGTGCCATCTCAATTCCAGGACTTGGTTCAGTTCGCATAGGACAGTAAAACGAATAAAAATGACAATGTCTCTCTCAAGCACACATACACACTTATTGCACAAGAACAGCTAAGTAATTACTATGCATAATAAACAAGGCATGATGGGTCAAGAATGTACCTCAACTTCAATGGCACTAAACCCAAATCCAGAATCCCCTTCAACAGCAACCACGAGCCGGTCCGGAGAAGCAACAGCGGCGGCAATGCAGTAACCTAGACCAACTCCCATGGTCCCCCACGTGCCTGCATCCAATCTCGTCCGAGGTTCGGTCTGAACCAACACAGACCTTCCCACATCCATGGTATTTGCCCCTTCGGAAACCACTATAGGAGCAGGACTTCCTAAATCCGCAATAGCATCGCGTATAATCCTCATAGGCGTCAAAAAATTAAACGGCACAACGTCCTTCCTCAACTGAACCTCCATCTTTGCCACATTATCCTTCGCCTTGTTGGAAATCGCTTGCACCCATGGATGCGTGTTCCCCAAGCAAAACGGGTCATCCTTAATCTCCTTATTCAAAACCTCAATCACCTGCTTAGCATCACCCACCAAACCCAAGTGAGGTTTTCTCAGCTCAATCTCCTCCTCACTCACATCCACCAAGATAAACTTCACATCCTTCGACCATTTTGGTGGCTCACCGAAATGGAGAAGCCAATTCAACCTCGCTCCAACCACAAGCGCCACGTCACACTTCCCGATCGCGAGTGACCTAGCAGCGGTGGCAGCAAGCGCGTGAGTATCCGGCAACAACCCCTTACCCATCGGAGTGGGGAGAAACGGAATCCCAGTCGTCTCCACCAGCTTCGTAAGGACGTGTTCCGCACGGGCGTACGCCGCTCCTTTTCCAAACACAATCAACGGCCTCTCCGCACGTCTAAGCAGAGAAACAGCTTCTTCGATCTTCGAATTGGAAATAGAATAAGGTTCGGGTTTCGCGCGGTTTTTTTCCACTTCGGTCAAGAGTTTTTCCGCTTCGGATTCTGATATCTTTTGATGTAAGACATCGGTGGGGAGATCTAAGTAGCACCCACCCGGCCGGCCTGATTGGGCCCATTCCAAAACTTGGGCCACACGGGCCGGGATTTCGGAGATGTGAGAGGCTCTGACGGAGAGTTTGGAGAAAGGCTTGGTGGCTTCAATCTGGTTGAGTTCCTGGAAGTCGCCGCGGCCGACGTCGGCCTGGTCGCAGGAGCCGGAGATCAGGACGGTAGGCCAGGTGTTGATAGAGGCATTAGAGAGGCCGGCGAGGCCGTGGACGCAGCCGGGGCCGGAGACGGTGAGGAAAACGCCGGGGGTCGCGGTGAGGTAGCCGTAGGCAGAGGCGGCGTAGCCCGCGGACTGCTCATTGTGGAAGGCGATGAATCGGACGCCGAGGGCGACGGCGCGGTTTGCCAGCGAAGTCACCGGAATTCCCACCACGCCGAACATATGGCGCACGCCGAAGCGGACCAACGACTTGGCGGCGAGAACGTTGCCGTCGATCTCCATCGGCGGTGAATTCAGTGTTTCTGTTTTTTGGAGCTTGTGTGTGACTTACGTGGAAAGCGATAGGACTCTGAAGTGCGAATTGCGATTTGGTTAACGTGCGGATCTGAATTTATACACGAGTGGAAATTTGGAACCTTGTTGAATTTGCCTCCACCTAACCACGACTTCATTCAGATAACTCATAACCTATTTactgtaattataattattggtAAACAATGGCactgattattttttataatgttttaataataacaataataataataaatattatttttctattatttcttaTGCAGCTATATGAATTTTGGAGGCATAATTGTATTAAGTGTGGAGTTGGAATGAGAAGAAACTAAACCTTGAAGAAGCAAAATCGTTCTTGGATAGTTCCACTCCAATCATTTGGCATGACTGCGGAAATTGGTACAACTGGTGTAACTTTAGGTGCTTTTCGGtctgaaatttatattttatttcaaaatattcacAAATAGTCATATTTGActaatttggtttttaaaaaCAGTCAAGaatatttcatttatcaaaattatgaaaatattgtCCTTTAAAACGTGTAGtacaataataacaattaattataacGTGTAATCCGTATTATGGAagctttataatataatttattttttaaacacaaCCTTACAAGATTATGCTTACAATTGATTGCAATGGATTTATCTTTATGAAAACAAATTTCACTTATGAAAATTTAGCATTATTGTATAAATGATTCGAATCTTTAACTTGTATGTGCTTTAAGTTAATTTCAAACTTATAATTGTAAAAGCCTCTTACCATAGTTGATGTTTCTTAATTAACATGTACATGCTTCATTTTGAGTCATCCATGGATCTTATATCAAATAAGTGTAACCTTCTTTCAATTCAAATTGATTCCCAAACGATTTTTTAATCTTACATCTACCTTTCAATGataagaatgaaataaaattaaaatattacatttcaaATAATAGCGCACACAATTAAGCAgtgataattaataaaaaaaaggaactagattattacatttgaaattataattacatgTTACGTATCATTAAAcaagaataaattatttgtttatccTGAAAAATCGTCTCTAAATGAAAATGACTCCAACAccatatatataaactaaaaaagtatatgaatttaaaatatcacattaataatctaaacatttatttaaggtttaatacatcatttggagtttggttcaaagtaatcCTACCTTTCAAAAAAGTTCATTAAGACCCATATCAATCTGGTCATTTTGGCTCACGcgattaaaaacataacggtgcaaatgTCACGTCATCATCACCATTTCCAGACAAATcctaatttctctccaagaaaccctaTCCGCCGCACCATCCAGCGTCATCACCGCCATCCTCGCCGGCAGCCGTCCTCTCCAACACATCACGCGCCACCACCAAAGCGTCTTCTCCCTTCTGTTGCACCTCCACCACCTTCGCATCTCACCTTCGTTCTCACGCCACCACCCAACGTGATCCCTTGCTATGCCGCGACCACCaatcttcaccattttcaccCTCGCACCAGCCAAATCGTCGTCGCGCCAGCAGCACTGCCGTCCAATCTCCACCACAAAATCGTCCACCACTAACCATTAGCCAAATTGCCAGCTGTTGCAAATCGCGAATCGCCACTCTTCTCCACCACTAATCGCGCCGCTGCTTGCCTCCACCTGCAACCACAATCAGACCTGCCGGCGAGGATGGCGGTGACGACGCTGGATGGtgcggcggctagggtttcttggagagaaattagggtttgtctagagatggtgatgatgacgtagcagagacttttttttaaattaaaaatcatttaagtccaCATGTGCCACTTGCTTATGAGATGTCACGGTGACATTTGGACCCTTATGTTTTTAACAGTGTGAGCGCGGAAAGGATcggattgaacattttttaacgaaatatggggtCTTACTAAACTTTTTTAGAAGGTAGGATTACTTTGAACAAAACCCCTAAAAGTTaaggaccaaatgatgtattaaatcttttagtataaaaatcatattGTCTTAATTCATTAGGAATTTATCAATACATACTAATTTTAACAATGAGAGgtgatatttttcataatattaagCGAAAACTAAAAGATTGATATAGACCATAAAGATAGAAGttattaaatctatttttaaccaaattaaaattaatttaacattctTCAAATAACCTCCATTAAAAGTAATGATTAAAATGACTTTATACGTTATAGTTGATAATAAATATGGGTGATGTAACGATTTGATTATGTAAACTCAATTACAACATTAgacaacaataaaataaaattttagaatttaattatCCTACTTGAAGTGACATTGTTTCATGTTTTCCaatgattatttaaattttattttagtatttaattaAGGAAACATTGTTATTTTTGTAAGTAATTATAATTTccgaaattttatttttattgttgtttaaaTTTGTAATGTTGTACTTGAAGGTGTAAGAATCATTCTGATTAATGACAAAACccaattgaatatatatatatatatatatatatatatatatatatatatatatatatatatatatatatatatatatatatatatatatatatggggtttgctaatgcgcgtacgcctgtttttcagttggtacgttttagcaatgtgtaccgggttttagtagacaaaaatatctttatatatcatgaattttaagttttaaggttaagggtattttaataattttcattctcaaaactaaaaaaaaaaaaagaaaccccccaaacccttactcacctctctcattcctctcaaccctttctctttcatctttctcactccaatcttttctctgtcatccctactgtagtcccaattgaaaaaatcaaaaatttctctcaaccatttttctttcatctttctcactccaatcttttctctgtcatccctactgtagccccaattgaaaaaa
This window of the Vigna angularis cultivar LongXiaoDou No.4 chromosome 7, ASM1680809v1, whole genome shotgun sequence genome carries:
- the LOC108338133 gene encoding 2-hydroxyacyl-CoA lyase — translated: MEIDGNVLAAKSLVRFGVRHMFGVVGIPVTSLANRAVALGVRFIAFHNEQSAGYAASAYGYLTATPGVFLTVSGPGCVHGLAGLSNASINTWPTVLISGSCDQADVGRGDFQELNQIEATKPFSKLSVRASHISEIPARVAQVLEWAQSGRPGGCYLDLPTDVLHQKISESEAEKLLTEVEKNRAKPEPYSISNSKIEEAVSLLRRAERPLIVFGKGAAYARAEHVLTKLVETTGIPFLPTPMGKGLLPDTHALAATAARSLAIGKCDVALVVGARLNWLLHFGEPPKWSKDVKFILVDVSEEEIELRKPHLGLVGDAKQVIEVLNKEIKDDPFCLGNTHPWVQAISNKAKDNVAKMEVQLRKDVVPFNFLTPMRIIRDAIADLGSPAPIVVSEGANTMDVGRSVLVQTEPRTRLDAGTWGTMGVGLGYCIAAAVASPDRLVVAVEGDSGFGFSAIEVETLVRYQLPVVVIVFNNGGVYGGDRRRPEEIDGPHKGDPAPTDFVPNAGYHALIEAFGGKGYLVGMPDELKFALSESFSARKPAVINVVIDPYAGSESGRMQHKN